A stretch of Xenopus laevis strain J_2021 chromosome 8S, Xenopus_laevis_v10.1, whole genome shotgun sequence DNA encodes these proteins:
- the LOC108700643 gene encoding glutamate-rich protein 3, giving the protein MQYLGAGLSMVNEIINPKDELTMFQQVCGGENICVYKGYLTPGENFEFISRRHYGFPFSASLYINGLIATRISSCCEYRYHVGFRQGQRGCFQVTQISGEKPCYRCVESHNLKALHPKEVKDNSTGGSCKDSGNTEDNVYSESASNVEETLEGHQQLKVCKMNRMNGKYCPVAPSSRPSNVEDSKVPAPNQRRRLKKKRPPKQESDSEQENVLQERNQESRKVKSLRAQRKEHRKSIKTTPLQCQLVENSKDKGDNGVTVPRVPKQKAVHEPTASGTTLCDVLKPLSNEPHVPPKLHEERMEAKTVACGELIMQQTYCGHIRSTVVRSPKADNIPLSTEDRQVLEVILEQDIHGKLAAAFAEEEGICSEVELSDSSDSSESRSLAELKAEGTCESQEVTKSLPEAAHSDAPRESQEGERLFELPATDTASQISEAPEDEDRNALVNQITDLIAVLEHCDEVEQLVLRNTGMTDHLLQSLAGALIKSESDVQTINLNLNDLGPRGAEDIVHVLKAKPTVKSLLLYGNHLGDEGIRTLMEGLSALYGPYCGLQGETAELFPAEYNNLTELDIGGNHITADGLGTVAAFLRLDPPLKSLGLAHCATDGWKDWEEVCDALRTNTNINNILLDENDLGDKGAQLLAEAIRVNTSLITIDLDGNGIGDKGGEALALSINWSRACALQNISLDENPIGEEALDRIRKAIIERQNVDA; this is encoded by the exons ATGCAGTACTTGGGAGCTGGCTTGTCTATGGTCAACGAGATCATCAACCCAAAAGATGAGCTGACCATGTTCCAGCAAGTGTGCGGCGGGGAGAACATCTGTGTGTACAAGGGATACCTGACACCAGGAG AGAACTTTGAGTTCATATCGAGGCGCCACTACGGCTTCCCGTTCAGCGCCAGCCTGTATATTAATGGCCTAATAGCAACTCGGATAAGCTCATGTTGTGAGTACAGGTACCATGTTGGATTCCGGCAAGGCCAAAGGGGTTGCTTCCAAGTCACCCAGATCAGTGGAGAAAAACCCTGTTACAG GTGTGTCGAGTCCCATAATCTCAAAGCATTGCACCCGAAAGAAGTAAAGGACAACTCAACCGGTGGTTCTTGTAAAGACTCTGGCAATACTGAGGACAATG TTTACAGTGAATCTGCGAGTAACGTGGAGGAGACGCTTGAAGGACACCAACAGTTAAAAGTATGCAAGATGAATAGAATGAATGGCAAATATTGCCCAGTCGCCCCCAGTTCACGACCCAGTAATGTTGAGGACAGCAAAGTTCCAGCTCCCAATCAAAGGAGACGGCTGAAAAAGAAAAGGCCCCCAAAGCAAGAGTCGGATTCTGAGCAGGAGAACGTTCTACAGGAGAGGAATCAGGAATCCAGGAAAGTAAAATCACTCCGGGCGCAGAGGAAAG AACACCGAAAGAGTATCAAGACAACTCCCCTGCAGTGCCAACTTGTGGAAAATAGCAAAGATAAGGGGGATAATGGAGTCACGGTGCCTAGAGTGCCCAAGCAAAAGGCTGTACATGAACCTACTGCCAGCGGAACAACCCTATGTGACGTGTTAAAGCCCCTTAGTAATGAACCCCATGTACCCCCGAAGCTTCACGAGGAACGCATGGAAGCCAAAACTGTGGCTTGTGGAGAATTAATTATGCAGCAAACATATTGTGGACACATACGTTCAACAGTGGTAAGGAGTCCGAAAGCAGACAACATCCCACTAAGTACGGAGGATAGGCAGGTTCTGGAAG TAATATTGGAGCAGGATATTCATGGAAAACTGGCAGCGGCATTTGCCGAGGAGGAAGGGATATGCTCAGAGGTGGAGCTGAGTGACTCCAGCGACAGCAGTGAAAGTCGCAGCCTTGCCG AACTTAAAGCAGAAGGGACGTGTGAAAGCCAAGAGGTTACTAAATCCTTACCAGAGGCTGCTCATTCCGACGCCCCACGAGAATCTCAGGAGGGGGAAAGATTGTTCGAATTGCCGGCGACTGATACTGCTTCTCAAATCTCAGAAGCACCAGAAGATGAAGACAGAAATGCTCTTGTCAATCAG ATTACGGATCTGATTGCTGTGCTTGAGCATTGTGATGAGGTGGAGCAGCTTGTGCTCAGAAACACAGGGATGACGGACCATTTGCTCCAGTCTCTGGCAGGAGCTTTAATAAAGAGCGAGTCTGATGTGCAAACCATAAACCTGAATCTAAATGATCTGGGCCCGAGGGGAGCAGAAGATATTGTCCATGTTTTGAAGGCAAAACCTACTGTCAAAAGTCTCCT GTTATATGGGAACCATTTAGGAGATGAAGGAATCAGGACACTGATGGAGGGGCTCTCGGCTCTGTATGGTCCCTACTGCGGCCTGCAAGGAGAAACAGCAGAGCTATTTCCAGCCGAATACAACAACCTTACTGAACTGGACATAGGAGGGAACCACATCACTGCTGACGGACTGGGAACTGTTGCAGCCTTTTTAAGACTGGACCCTCCACTTAAAAGCCTGGGCTTAGCCCACTGTGCCACTGATGGCTGGAAGGACTGGGAGGAAGTATGTGATGCACTGAGGACCAATACGAACATTAACAACATCTTATTGGATGAGAACGACCTTGGGGACAAAGGGGCCCAACTTCTAGCTGAAGCCATCAGAGTCAACACCAGCCTGATTACTATAGATCTGGATGGCAACGGTATTGGAGATAAAGGGGGAGAAGCACTTGCTCTGAGTATAAACTGGAGCAGGGCCTGTGCCCTTCAGAATATCAGTTTAGATGAAAATCCTATTGGTGAGGAAGCCTTGGACAGGATCAGAAAAGCCATCATTGAGCGACAAAATGTAGATGCTTAA
- the LOC108700505 gene encoding protein CutA homolog, with amino-acid sequence MNCWCQRCQGPPQNGHRSTWILVLLVIIGSCMHPILKSIFSQIHSAITGSYISGSHSLVFVNCPNEQIAKEIARGILEKRLAASMNIMPRTSVLSIWDGEIEESTEILLIIRTNTFKISELFAYIR; translated from the exons ATGAACTGCTGGTGCCAACGGTGCCAGGGACCTCCTCAGAATGGGCACCGTTCAACCTGGATCTTGGTTCTTCTG GTCATCATTGGCTCCTGCATGCACCCCATATTAAAGAGCATTTTCTCTCAAATTCACTCTGCGATCACCGGCAGTTACATCTCAGGAAGCCATTCCTTGGTTTTCGTCAACTGCCCGAATGAGCAAATTGCAAAAGAGATTGCCAG GGGTATCTTAGAGAAAAGGCTGGCTGCTAGTATGAACATCATGCCAAGGACGTCAGTTCT GTCCATTTGGGATGGAGAAATAGAGGAATCTACTGAAATACTCCTT attataagGACAAACACATTCAAGATTTCTGAATTGTTTGCCTATATCCGGTAA